In Ostrea edulis chromosome 4, xbOstEdul1.1, whole genome shotgun sequence, a single window of DNA contains:
- the LOC125670926 gene encoding transient receptor potential cation channel subfamily A member 1-like isoform X1: protein MIARDEAPDSPNNSLMNLVTTPQKDNGNKPKFFSRRRLMGKRVFSEIFKNSGEENVINKMVGGQITKENTGSVQNDVCLMSENPFRICKLARAGNLNDLQTYLDDDPSRINAQDPRGWSALHHAAMRGFSDIISYITSHGGDINLQDRDGNTALHVAVEKEQTQCIEALIQQGADTSVLNCAKMAPVHLAIDLGLIEQLRTILLLDKSSTIMRGETGNTPLHYCAFKDRDDCAKLLLEHGAKPCLSCDDGFYPIHSAATRASDKTLEVLIKHVERLGYTRESVLSFTDKYNNTPLHSAVSSGDPEAVRVCLNAGAGLDVQQEDKSTALHFACAQGGLNIIHIMRQLQPEKFIIASQKTDILQMTPLHRAALFNHVTVVKFLIDEKVEINAVDCQKRTPLLLAASKGGWKTVQLLLESGADISCKDNKNRNFLHLAIKYGGKLNQFGVQSIKHFKNLLNEKDDYGCTPLHYASKEGYLVALDDLIELGATVNPKNKDKQSPLHFAARFGRYNTCRRLLDSKLGPNIINESDCDGLTALHLAALNGHVKIINLLMQKGACLTRAHDDNSPIHMAAINGYTKCIRALLSVHANILDVKNKHGVRQFPLDIWFMFPVSFCCETSHSLVSKVLITFSICLQDTALHIASRAGQAKVIELLLSLGAKITNNVEEKSFIDIAIENRQTSVAQTAVKHARWSEVLHTCSETYGCPMHGLIQHLPDVCMTILDRCVTNGGGDPHQKEYYTEYNYEYMQCPVRYVREAKKIGKDIQPMFALNLMVRHGRVECLSHKLCRTYLNMKWRAYGMWVHSVNLVLYLAYLSMLTLLATKDFTTSRGGSPANSTQNTTELPETKIYYMSDGYRLVTALVFLFLIINVIKEIVQMAQQRVRYFLDPNNLLEWVLYMSTAVFIAPVLFHYSDTLNMEAGAVAIFLAWFNCLLFLQRFDVFGIYVVMFLEILVTLLQALSVFSILLVAFGLAFSMLLQHEESHAYSNPLMSIVRTTMMMLELDYMSSFNDPYFDDNSSTLPYSTLTILFLLVFVLLMPILLVNLLIGLAVGDIESVLRNATLKRLAMQVEHHTELERRLPSRLLEKVDKMTSREYPNKCGKYMKVFKSFVQTETESSSICGGEEASYLKSELLKQKTRLKEMSVNMERNYDMLKLIVQKMEIETEADNHDEGFQTSQSIDAIHPSTMWNSDVLRKNLVRQNAVISKWKVNTQHTNLQNSFDC, encoded by the exons TTAGCCCGAGCCGGGAATCTTAATGATCTGCAGACATATTTAGATGATGATCCGTCACGCATCAATGCACAGGACCCACGTGGATGGTCAGCGCTGCACCACGCCGCCATGCGGGGATTCTCTGACATCATCAGCTACATTACGTCACATGGTGGAG ATATCAATCTCCAGGACAGGGACGGGAACACAGCGTTACATGTTGCCGTGGAAAAGGAGCAGACGCAGTGCATAGAGGCCCTGATCCAGCAAGGGGCGGACACGTCCGTACTGAACTGCGCCAAAATGGCGCCAGTCCACTTGGCAATAGACTTGGGACTTATAGAACAGCTACGT ACTATTCTGCTCCTAGACAAAAGCAGCACCATAATGCGAGGAGAAACCGGAAACACACCACTCCATTACTGCGCCTTCAAGGATCGGGACGACTGCGCCAAACTTCTG CTTGAGCACGGAGCCAAGCCATGTCTTAGTTGTGATGACGGGTTCTACCCAATCCACTCCGCGGCAACAAGGGCTTCCGACAAAACGCTCGAGGTTCTCATCAAACACG TTGAACGACTTGGTTACACCCGTGAAAGTGTGCTGTCATTCACAGATAAATACAACAACACGCCACTACACTCTGCCGTCAGTAGTGGAGACCCAGAG GCTGTGAGAGTGTGTCTCAACGCGGGGGCTGGACTGGACGTACAACAG GAAGACAAGTCCACTGCTCTTCATTTTGCCTGCGCCCAGGGAGGACTGAATATCATCCACATCATGCGTCAGCTACAGCCTGAGAAATTCATAATAGCTAGTCAGAAGACGGATATTCTACAAATGACGCCTCTTCATAGGGCGGCATTGTTTAATCACGTGACCGTCGTCAAGTTCCTAATTGATGAG AAAGTTGAAATTAATGCTGTGGATTGCCAGAAGAGGACGCCACTGTTGCTAGCGGCGTCAAAAGGAGGCTGGAAGACTGTACAGCTTTTGCTAGAAAGTGGTGCAGACATCTCCTGCAAAGACAACAAAAACAGGAACTTCCTCCACCTCGCTATTAAATATGGTGGCAAACTCAACCAGTTTGGTGTACAGAGCATCAAG CATTTCAAAAATTTGTTAAATGAGAAGGATGATTATGGGTGTACGCCATTACATTATGCCTCTAAGGAGGGTTATCTTGTGGCCCTGGATGATTTGATCGAACTCGGCGCAACGGTCAACCCTAAAAATAAGGACAAGCAGTCGCCTCTCCACTTCGCAGCAAG GTTTGGCCGTTACAACACTTGCAGACGATTACTGGACAGTAAGCTTGGACCCAACATCATTAACGAATCGGACTGTGACGGATTGACAGCTCTCCATCTAGCGGCGCTCAACGGACATGTCAAAATCATTAACCTCCTCATGCAGAAAGGCGCATGTCTCACAAG AGCACACGATGACAACTCTCCCATTCACATGGCGGCCATTAACGGATACACGAAGTGCATCCGGGCACTTTTAAGTGTTCATGCCAACATACTGGATGTCAAGAACAAACATGGGGTACGACAGTTTCCGCTCGATATATGGTTTATGTTTCCAGTATCTTTCTGTTGTGAAACCAGCCACTCCTTGGTAAGTAAAGTTTTGATCACATTTTCCATTTGTCTGCAGGATACAGCTCTACATATTGCATCACGTGCTGGGCAGGCGAAAGTGATCGAACTCCTGCTGTCACTTGGCGCCAAAATTACGAACAATGTAGAGGAGAAAAGTTTTATTGATATTGCCATAGAGAATCGACAAACTTCAGTAGCACAGACAGCAGTTAAGCACGCTAG ATGGAGTGAAGTGCTTCATACATGTTCCGAAACATATGGCTGCCCCATGCACGGCCTGATCCAGCATTTACCTGATGTCTGTATG ACAATCCTCGATCGCTGTGTCACCAATGGAGGTGGAGATCCACACCAAAAAGAATATTAC ACTGAGTACAACTACGAGTACATGCAGTGCCCGGTTCGTTACGTCAGAGAGGCGAAGAAGATCGGAAAAGACATACAACCAATGTTTGCCCTTAAT TTGATGGTCCGTCACGGAAGAGTAGAGTGTCTGTCTCACAAACTATGTCGGACTTACCTCAACATGAAATG GCGTGCGTACGGCATGTGGGTCCATTCCGTCAACTTAGTTTTGTATTTAGCGTACCTTTCAATGCTGACACTGCTGGCGACAAAAGATTTCACAACATCACGCGGCGGATCTCCTGCTAACTCTACCCAGAATACAACAGAACTTCCGGAAACCAAAATTTACTAT ATGAGTGATGGTTACAGACTCGTCACAGCCCTCGTGTTTCTGTTTTTAATCATCAATGTCATAAAAGAAATAGTCCAGATGGCGCAACAG CGCGTACGATATTTTCTGGATCCAAACAATCTTCTGGAGTGGGTTCTCTACATGTCCACCGCGGTCTTTATCGCCCCCGTCCTTTTCCATTACTCGGATACCCTTAACATGGAGGCTGGTGCTGTGGCAATATTCCTTGCCTGGTTCAACTGCCTGCTCTTTCTTCAGCG GTTTGATGTGTTTGGTATTTACGTTGTGATGTTTCTGGAGATTCTGGTCACATTATTACAAGCACTCAGTGTTTTCTCCATCCTTCTGGTCGCCTTTGGATTGGCCTTCTCCATGCTGCTACAACACGAG GAAAGTCATGCTTACTCTAATCCACTGATGTCCATCGTCCGGACCACCATGATGATGCTGGAGCTGGACTATATGTCCTCCTTTAATGATCCGTACTTTGACGATAATTCCTCCACACTGCCCTACTCCACACTCACAATCTTGTTCCTCCTCGTCTTTGTTCTTCTGATGCCCATCCTTCTCGTCAATCTGCTG ATTGGTCTAGCTGTTGGTGACATTGAATCTGTGTTAAGAAACGCGACTCTAAAAAGACTGGCTATGCAG GTGGAGCATCACACAGAGCTGGAACGCCGCCTACCGTCAAGACTTCTGGAGAAAGTGGACAAAATGACATCTAGAGAATATCCCAATAAATGTGGAAAATATATGAAA GTTTTCAAAAGCTTCGTGCAGACGGAAACGGAGAGTTCATCAATATGTGGTGGTGAAGAGGCCAGCTACCTCAAGTCTGAACTcctcaaacaaaaaacaag ATTGAAGGAGATGTCTGTGAACATGGAGCGTAATTATGACATGCTGAAACTAATTGTTCAGAAAATGGAAATCGAGACAGAAGCCGACAACCATGATGAAGGTTTTCAAACTTCACAGAGCATTGACGCCATCCACCCCTCCACAATGTGGAATTCCGATGTACTCAGAAAGAATCTTGTACGTCAAAATGCCGTCATCTCAAAGTGGAAAGTGAATACACAACACACAAACCTTCAAAATAGTTTTGATTGCTGA